The DNA window CGAACGGCTTGGAAAACGTCTGGCTTAGCGCGACGTACTCGTTGCCGACGTCGAGCGACTTGATCGTCGGTGGGGCCCATGGTTGATCCTCCGGGCCTTCGTACGTGAGTTCGCGGTACGCCGCGTCCTCGATGATGATGATCCGGTGGCCGGCCAGCGCGGAGTACTTCTTCACGAGTTCGAGAATCGCCGGCCTGCGGTCCGCCGCGAGGGTCAGGCCCGTCGGGTTTTGGTGGTAGGTTTGCACGTACACGAACCGCACCAGTTGCAACCGGTTTTGGTGCTTGAGTTCCTCGAACGATCGTTCCAACGCCTCGACGCACATTCCGCCTTCGTCCATCGGTACGCCCACGACCTCGACGCCGATGGATTGGAGCGTACCGGTGTAGACGAAGTAGTCCGGCTGGCAGCAGATTCCGATGTCGCCGGGGTCGGCCAACACATCCGCGAGCATGTAGATCGCCTGTTGGCTGCCGGTCGCGGTGACGAGATGGTCGGGCGTGACTCCCTGTGCCGTGTAGTCGACGCCGTCGATGTCGCAGAGGTGTTGGTGGAGCAGTTGGCGTAGCTCCGCGAAGCCGTGCGTGGTGCCGTACTGCATGACCACCCGGCCGCGCTCGTCGTTGCCGAGCAGGTCATCGACGATCTTCCGCACCGGCATTACCGGCAACGTCCGCGGATCGACCAATCCGGCGGCGAACGAGATGATGTCCGGGTTTTCGACCGCCGCCGCCATGAGGTACGAGATCGGCTGTTCGGTCGTCCGCCGGGCCTTGGCGGAGAATGGGATTGGGGGCGTGTCTGGCAAGACCACACCATAGAGCCGGCGCGAGCGGATCACAGGCGAAACTCGTGACAGCCGCTCCACATGGCGATCAAGCAGGGATGTGCGGTATCGTGCGAAAATGCATTCGCTGCTCCACCGCACCTTCACAACCACGGTCGCCGCGTCACGGTGGGCGTGGCGGGAGTCGGTGCATTTCGCCTACCCGCAGACCTGCGTTCATTGCGAGGCGGGGGCAGAGGGCATGTTTTGCGAGGCGTGTGAGGCCGGCTGGTCCGCGACGCTGGCCGAGCCGTGCTGTTTCGCGTGCGGCCGCCCCGTGGCGGATGCGGAAGCGCCCTGCACATGGTGCGGGGGCAACGGCCGACGCCGGCTCGATCGCGTCGCCCGCCTCGGCGTGCTCAACGGCCCGCTCCAGTCGGCCGTGATTGCACAGAAGTACAAAAGCCAGTGGTGGATCGCGGAACGCCTGGCCGACACGCTCGCGGACCGGCCGATGGCAAGGTCGGTGCTGGCGGACGCGCACGTGATCGTCGCGGTGCCGTTGCATTGGTCGCGGCGGGTATCGCGTGGGTACAACCAAGCGGCGGTCATCGCGGACATGCTCGGCAAACGCCGTGGCGTTCCCGTCGTTCGGCCCGCGGTGCGACACCGCCGGACCCTGCCGCAGGTGCGAACCAAGAGCATGCGCGAACGCTGGGAGAACGTCCGCGACGCGTTCCGTTTGACCAATCCCGACGCCGTGGCCGGCAAGCGGGTGGTGATCGTCGACGACGTGATGACCACCGGCAGCACGATCGGTGCCCTGGCCCGCGCGATCGACCCGGCCGGGCCGGAAGCGATCAGTGCCGTCGTCCTCGCCGTCGCCGACCCCAAGCACAGCGATTTCGAGCGAAAGTGAGGCGTAGCGTGGACAGATTTTGGCACCCCGCGATTGGCGCGGTAGCGTTGGCCGATGCCCGATGTGGTTGTGATTATCCCTGCTCGCCTGGCGTCCGAGCGGCTGCCGCGGAAGATGCTGCTGGCCGAGACGGGCAAGCCGCTGGTGCAGCACACGGTCGAGCGGGCCATGGCCGCCGATGTCGGGCCGGTCGTGGTTGCCGCGGATCATCAGGAGATCGCCGACGCCTTGGCCCCGTTCGGGACCGAGGTCGTGCTGACGGACCCGAACCATCCCTCAGGCACCGATCGCATCGCCGAGGTCGCCGCCGATCGGGGCGAGCCATTTGTCATCAATGTGCAGGGCGACGAGCCGGAGATTGACCCGAAGATCATCCGCGATCTGTCCTTTCGCCTCGACGACAGCGGGGCGGTGATGGCGACGGTGAGCGTGCCGTACATCGGCGATGTGAGCGACCCGAATCGGGTGAAAGTCGTCACCGGTACCGACGATCGTGCGTTGTACTTCAGTCGCAGCCCGATTCCGTTCAGTCGTGGTGAGCCCGTCGAGCCGCGGCTGCACGTGGGCATCTATGCTTACACCCGGGATTTCCTATTGCGGTACCCCACGCTCGAGCCGACGCCGCTGGAGCGGGCCGAGAAGCTTGAGCAGTTGCGCGTGCTGGAGCACGGTTTTCGCATTGATGTTCTCGCGGCCGACGGACACGCCGCGGGGATCGACACCGCCGAGCAGTACGCCGA is part of the Planctomycetota bacterium genome and encodes:
- a CDS encoding PLP-dependent aminotransferase family protein is translated as MPDTPPIPFSAKARRTTEQPISYLMAAAVENPDIISFAAGLVDPRTLPVMPVRKIVDDLLGNDERGRVVMQYGTTHGFAELRQLLHQHLCDIDGVDYTAQGVTPDHLVTATGSQQAIYMLADVLADPGDIGICCQPDYFVYTGTLQSIGVEVVGVPMDEGGMCVEALERSFEELKHQNRLQLVRFVYVQTYHQNPTGLTLAADRRPAILELVKKYSALAGHRIIIIEDAAYRELTYEGPEDQPWAPPTIKSLDVGNEYVALSQTFSKPFAPGIKLGYAALPGAVLDAVLQQKGNHDFGSANLAQHIAAEALRTDVYADQLKALHDGYRAKMHAMLDALKRHMPDGVTWTHPRGGLYVWATLPESIDTARESALFADCVKRGVMYVPGDYCYTGANTPRNQMRLSFGVVPIDKIELGIERLAAAVGAN
- a CDS encoding phosphoribosyltransferase family protein encodes the protein MHSLLHRTFTTTVAASRWAWRESVHFAYPQTCVHCEAGAEGMFCEACEAGWSATLAEPCCFACGRPVADAEAPCTWCGGNGRRRLDRVARLGVLNGPLQSAVIAQKYKSQWWIAERLADTLADRPMARSVLADAHVIVAVPLHWSRRVSRGYNQAAVIADMLGKRRGVPVVRPAVRHRRTLPQVRTKSMRERWENVRDAFRLTNPDAVAGKRVVIVDDVMTTGSTIGALARAIDPAGPEAISAVVLAVADPKHSDFERK
- the kdsB gene encoding 3-deoxy-manno-octulosonate cytidylyltransferase, with the protein product MPDVVVIIPARLASERLPRKMLLAETGKPLVQHTVERAMAADVGPVVVAADHQEIADALAPFGTEVVLTDPNHPSGTDRIAEVAADRGEPFVINVQGDEPEIDPKIIRDLSFRLDDSGAVMATVSVPYIGDVSDPNRVKVVTGTDDRALYFSRSPIPFSRGEPVEPRLHVGIYAYTRDFLLRYPTLEPTPLERAEKLEQLRVLEHGFRIDVLAADGHAAGIDTAEQYADFVQRFTSTKP